In the Theobroma cacao cultivar B97-61/B2 chromosome 1, Criollo_cocoa_genome_V2, whole genome shotgun sequence genome, one interval contains:
- the LOC18612687 gene encoding putative quinone-oxidoreductase homolog, chloroplastic isoform X2, producing the protein MERNGWSSSGFADSKVHVEVPIPTLEQDEVLLKLEATSLNPVDWKMQKGLLRPFLPRKFPYIPGTDVAGEVIKVGPGVKNYNAGDKVVAMLSHATGGGLAEFAVAKESLTVARPPEVSAAEGAGLPVAALTAHQALTQSAGVKLDGSSQQVNLLITAASGGVGQYAVQLAKLGNTHVTATCGARNMDLVKSLGADEVLDYRTPDGAALKSPSGRKYDSVIHCAVGIPWSTFEPNLSANGKVIDITPSPSSLMTFALKKLTFSKKQLVPLMLIPKKKNLDYLVKLVEEGKLKTVIDSKHPLRKAEDAWAKSIDGHATGKIIVES; encoded by the exons ATGGAAAGAAATGGATGGTCAAGTTCAGGATTTGCAGACAGCAAAGTG CATGTTGAAGTTCCGATTCCCACTCTAGAGCAAGACGAAGTTTTGCTAAAACTGGAGGCAACTAGTCTAAATCCAGTTGACTGGAAAATGCAGAAAGGGTTACTGCGGCCTTTTTTGCCTCGCAAATTCCCCTACATACCTG GTACTGATGTAGCAGGAGAAGTCATAAAGGTTGGACCAGGAGTCAAGAATTACAATGCTGGGGATAAAGTTGTGGCTATGCTTAGCCATGCT ACTGGAGGTGGGCTAGCTGAATTTGCTGTGGCTAAGGAGAGTTTGACAGTTGCAAGGCCTCCAGAAGTATCAGCTGCTGAAGGTGCAGGTTTGCCCGTTGCTGCCCTCACAGCTCACCAGGCACTCACCCAGTCTGCTGGGGTCAAGCTTGACGGAAGCAGCCAGCAAGTAAACCTCCTAATTACTGCTGCTTCAGGTGGCGTAGGTCAGTATGCCGTTCAACTGGCAAAGCTTGGAAACACACATGTGACAGCCACTTGTGGGGCTCGTAACATggatcttgtcaagagcctgGGGGCAGATGAGGTTCTTGACTACAGGACTCCTGATGGGGCGGCTCTGAAGAGCCCTTCTGGTCGCAAATATGATTCAGTGATCCACTGTGCAGTGGGCATTCCTTGGTCTACCTTTGAGCCTAATTTGAGTGCAAATGGGAAGGTAATAGATATTACTCCTAGCCCTAGTTCTTTAATGACTTTTGCTTTGAAAAAGCTTACCTTCTCGAAGAAGCAGCTGGTTCCATTAATGCTGATACCTAAGAAAAAGAACCTTGACTATCTTGTGAAGTTGGTGGAGGAAGGAAAGCTTAAGACAGTAATTGATTCAAAGCATCCCCTACGTAAGGCTGAAGATGCTTGGGCTAAGAGCATTGATGGCCATGCCACTGGGAAGATTATTGTGGAGTCTTAG
- the LOC18612687 gene encoding putative quinone-oxidoreductase homolog, chloroplastic isoform X1 produces MAETLMHAVQYSSYGGGAAGLKHVEVPIPTLEQDEVLLKLEATSLNPVDWKMQKGLLRPFLPRKFPYIPGTDVAGEVIKVGPGVKNYNAGDKVVAMLSHATGGGLAEFAVAKESLTVARPPEVSAAEGAGLPVAALTAHQALTQSAGVKLDGSSQQVNLLITAASGGVGQYAVQLAKLGNTHVTATCGARNMDLVKSLGADEVLDYRTPDGAALKSPSGRKYDSVIHCAVGIPWSTFEPNLSANGKVIDITPSPSSLMTFALKKLTFSKKQLVPLMLIPKKKNLDYLVKLVEEGKLKTVIDSKHPLRKAEDAWAKSIDGHATGKIIVES; encoded by the exons ATGGCGGAGACACTTATGCATGCGGTTCAATACAGTAGTTATGGCGGAGGAGCTGCTGGTTTGAAG CATGTTGAAGTTCCGATTCCCACTCTAGAGCAAGACGAAGTTTTGCTAAAACTGGAGGCAACTAGTCTAAATCCAGTTGACTGGAAAATGCAGAAAGGGTTACTGCGGCCTTTTTTGCCTCGCAAATTCCCCTACATACCTG GTACTGATGTAGCAGGAGAAGTCATAAAGGTTGGACCAGGAGTCAAGAATTACAATGCTGGGGATAAAGTTGTGGCTATGCTTAGCCATGCT ACTGGAGGTGGGCTAGCTGAATTTGCTGTGGCTAAGGAGAGTTTGACAGTTGCAAGGCCTCCAGAAGTATCAGCTGCTGAAGGTGCAGGTTTGCCCGTTGCTGCCCTCACAGCTCACCAGGCACTCACCCAGTCTGCTGGGGTCAAGCTTGACGGAAGCAGCCAGCAAGTAAACCTCCTAATTACTGCTGCTTCAGGTGGCGTAGGTCAGTATGCCGTTCAACTGGCAAAGCTTGGAAACACACATGTGACAGCCACTTGTGGGGCTCGTAACATggatcttgtcaagagcctgGGGGCAGATGAGGTTCTTGACTACAGGACTCCTGATGGGGCGGCTCTGAAGAGCCCTTCTGGTCGCAAATATGATTCAGTGATCCACTGTGCAGTGGGCATTCCTTGGTCTACCTTTGAGCCTAATTTGAGTGCAAATGGGAAGGTAATAGATATTACTCCTAGCCCTAGTTCTTTAATGACTTTTGCTTTGAAAAAGCTTACCTTCTCGAAGAAGCAGCTGGTTCCATTAATGCTGATACCTAAGAAAAAGAACCTTGACTATCTTGTGAAGTTGGTGGAGGAAGGAAAGCTTAAGACAGTAATTGATTCAAAGCATCCCCTACGTAAGGCTGAAGATGCTTGGGCTAAGAGCATTGATGGCCATGCCACTGGGAAGATTATTGTGGAGTCTTAG